GACCTCCTGCGCGACGCCGACGCGGCGATGTATCGGGCCAAGGCGTTGGAACCGGGGCGTCATCGCGTCTTCGATCAGGAGATGCGGGCCGGTGCCCTGGCGCAATTGCGGCTCGAAAGCGATCTTCGCCGGGCATTGGAGCGCGGTGAGTTCCGGCTCCTCTACCAGCCGGTGGTGGCCTTGCGGACGGAACGGGTCGTCGGCTTCGAGGGCCTGTTGCGATGGCATCACCCAGAGCGCGGGGTGCTCGCTCCCGGCGAATTCCTCCGAGCAGCCGAGGAGACGGGGCTGATCGCACCGATCAGCGCCTGGGGCTTCACCGAGTCCTGCCGGCAGCTCGCGGCCTGGTCCCAGCTCGACCCTGCCGATGATTTCTTTCTCGCCGTCAACCTCTCGCCGCGGCTCCTCGGCCGACCCGAGGTCGTCGACCAACTGGCGAACGAAGTCGCCAAGTCCGGCGTCGAGCCGCGGCGCCTCAAGCTCGAGATCCTGGAGAGCGCCCTCTTGGAGGATCCGGACCGGGTCCGGCGGGTGATCGAATCGTTCCGGTCGATGGGACTTGCCATCGCGATCGACGACTTCGGCACCGGGTATTCGTCGCTCGCCTACCTGCACCAGTACCCGATCGACGAGCTCAAGATCGATCGCTCCTTCGTCGCGAGCCTCGACCAGGGCGGAGGTCGAGCGACGGAGCTCGTTCGCTCGATCATCCAACTCGCCTTCGGCCTCGGGCTCGAGGTCGTCGCCGAAGGCGTCGAGACGGTGGCGCAGAAGGAGCGGATTCAGGAGCTCGGTTGCGGGCTCGCCCAGGGGTTCCTGTTCGCCCGACCGCTCCCGCCGGCCGAGGCCTGGGGGTTTCTGCGCGCGGGCCCCCGGCGAGAGGCTCGGCGGCGGCGGCGAGCCTCGGCGAAAGGCGAGCCGAAGGCCTGACGGAAACAGGGCGTCTTCCTTTCGGCCTTTTTTTACGCCTTTCTTGCGCTATCCTGGGCGCATGGCGCCCCAGTTTCCCGGTGAACCTCCCAGGATTCTCGGTCAGGGCACTCCCTACCTCTCGCCGGGAGCGCGCAAGGAGAAATTGCGCGAACGTCACTTCCGGCCTCGCGCCGGCGGGAGCCCGCACCGCTACGCCGAGCTTCACGCCGCCTCCGCCTTCTCATTCCTCGACGGTGCCTCCCTGCCGGAAGATCTGGTGGAGCGTGCCGCGGCCCTCGGGCTGCCGGCCGTGGCCCTGCTCGACCGGAACGGCGTCTACGGTGCGCCCCGATTCCATCAGGCCGCCAAGCGGGCGGGGATCAAGGCGTTGGTGGGAGCCGAAGTCGTGCTCGAGCTTCCCGCCGAAAGGACTCCGCCAGCCGGGCGAGAGGATCCGCGACGCTCGCTGACCCATCCCCGCCTTCCTTTGCTGGTCGCTGACCGCGCCGGGTATCGCAATCTCTGCCGCATGCTCAGCACAGCGGCGCGGGGAGCGACGAAAGGAGAGGGCGTCGTCGGTCCGGAGCTGCTCGCCGCACACGCCGGCGGGCTCTGGGCCCTCACCGGCGGCACCGAGGGACCGGTGGCAAGGGCGCTCGCCGCCGAGGGAATCGACGGAGCTCGCCGTGCGCTCGAACAGCTGGCCTGGACGTTCGAAGGGCGGGTCCGCGTCGAGCTGCAGCGCCACGGAAGACGCGACGAGGAGCATCGCAACCAAGCCCTCCTCGAACTGGCACGACGGCTGCGGCTGCCCATCGTCGCCACCAACGGCGTGCGCTACGCGACACCTGACGCCAATCCTCTCCACGATGTGCTGACGGCACTGCGTCATCGGACGACCCTCGACCAGGCAGGACGCCGCCTGGAGGAGAACGGCGAGCGTCACCTCAAGGCCGCGGGCGAGATGGCATCTCTCTTCGCCGATCTGCCGGCCGCACTGGCGGCGAGCGCCGAGCTCGCCGAACGGCTCGATTTCACCCTCGCCGACCTCGGCTATCGCTTCCCCGACTACCCGCTCCCTCCCGGCGAGACACCCGCCTCCTACCTGCGCCAGGTGACCTGGAACGCCGCACGATCCCGATTCCGCCCGCTCTCGGCGCGCGCCCAGGCGCAGATCGCCAAGGAGCTGGCGCTGATCGAAAAGCTCGACCTGGCGGGCTACTTCCTCATCGTCTGGGACCTCGTGCAGTTCTGTCAGCGCGAGCGGATCCTCGCCCAGGGACGCGGTTCGGCGGCCAACAGCGCGGTCTGCTACGCCCTCGGCATCACCGCCGTCGATCCGGTGAAGATGGACCTGCTCTTCGAGCGCTTCCTCTCCGAGGAGCGTGGGGAGTGGCCGGACATCGACCTCGACCTGCCCTCCGGCGAGAAGCGCGAGCGCGTCATCCAGTACGTCTACCGCCGCTATGGACCGCAGGGAACGGCGATGACCGCCAACGTGATCACCTATCGCGACCGTTCCGCGACGCGGGAGGTGGCCAAGGTCCTCGGCTTCTCCAGCGAACAGATCGACCGGCTCGCCAAGCAACTCGGCACGTTCCGGCACGACACGTCGCGCGGCGACGCCAAGGACCTCGACCGCGAGCTCGCGGCTGCGGGTCTCGACCCGACCGAGCCGCGCGTCCGCCATTTCGCCACGTTGTGGAAGCGCATCCACAACCTCCCCCGCCACCTCGGCCAGCACTCGGGCGGCATGGTCATCGCCGCCGGCCGCCTCGACGAGGTGGTGCCGCTCGAACCGGCGGCGATGCCGGGGCGGCTCGTCGTGCAGTGGGACAAGGACGACTGCGCCGACCTCGGGATCATCAAGGTCGATCTGCTCGGGCTCGGGATGCTCAACGCGCTCGAGGAGGCGATCCCGCTGATCCGCGTTCACGAGCGGGTCAACGTCGACCTCGCCCACCTTCCCCAGGACGACCCCGGGGTCTTCGCCATGCTGCGCGCCGCCGACACGGTGGGGGTCTTCCAGGTCGAGAGCCGGGCCCAGATGGCCTCGCTGCCGCGCAACGCGCCGGAGAAGTTCTACGACCTGGTGATCCAGGTGGCGATCATCCGGCCGGGACCGATCGTCGGCGGCATGGTCCGGCCGTTCTTCGAGCGGCGGCTGAAGCGGCAGCCGGTGGTCCACCTGCATCCGAGCCTCGCCCCGATCCTCGAGCGCACGCTCGGCGTGCCGCTCTTCCAGGAGCAGTTGCTGCGCATCGCCATGGTGGCCGCAGGCTTCTCCGGCGGCGAGGCCGAGGAGCTGCGGCGCGCCATGGGATTCAAGCGCTCGGAGGAGCGGATGCGCGGCATCGAGGCGAAGCTCCGCGCCGGCATGACGGCGCGCGGCATCACCGGCGAGACGCAGAACCAGATCGTCCAGTCGATCACCTCGTTCGCCCTCTACGGCTTCCCGGAGTCGCACGCCGCGAGCTTCGCACTGATCGCCTACGCCAGCGCCTACCTCAAGCGCTACCACCCGACGGCGTTCCTGATCGCCCTGCTGAACGCCTGGCCGATGGGCTTCTACCACCCGGCGACGCTGGTTCAGGACGCGATGCGGCACGGGGTCGCGGTGCTGCCGATCGACGTGAACCACTCCCGCGTCCGGTGCTCGTGGGAGGGCTGTACGCCTGGTCGGTCGCCGAGCGCGGATCACGCTATTCCGGGCGGTCCTCGCCATGGGACGGGTTCGAACGGAAGGAAGACACGCGCCTGCACTCCCCCGCCGGCCGGGGAGCGGGTCCTGTCCAGTCCGCTTCCCACGTCCGTGCTCGCCCGGGACACGAGCCCCGGCTCGCGGCCACCGGCTGGGTCCGGGCTCCGCGCGGGCGCGGGAGCCCTCGGCCCGGCCACCCACTCCCCGTCCGGCCCCCCACCCGAGGCTGGGTTCGGCGATCGAAGCACCGAAAGAAACGCAGGGAGGGGGGAGCCGCGCACGGGACCGGCTCCCGCGGCGGGTGGCGCCGAGCCGGAGGGCTCCCGACGGCCGCGCGGAGGCGGCGCCGGGGACCGTGGACCGCGTCCGGGACCGACCCCGCCGAGCACGACGGCGGGATCCCGGTCGGCGACAGGACCCGCCGCGCCTCAACCGGTGGTTCGCGGCGGAGGGGGTGCCTCAACGCTGTTGCCACAGGCGGCAGCAGGTGCCTGCCGCCTCGGCCTACGCTACGTTGCCGGCCTCCGGCGCGAAATGGCCGAACGGATCGAGCACGAACGCAAGCTCCGCCGCTTCGACGACGTCGACGACCTCCAGCGCCGCTGCGGCCTGCGCCTCGACGAGCTCGAGCGCCTCGCCCAGGCCGGAGCGCTCGCCTCGCTCGGCCTCACGCGGCGCGGCGCCCTCTGGCAGGCGGCGCTCGCCGTTCGCCCGGCGGGCGAACTGTTCGAGAGAGCGGGTCCCGAGAACGACCCCGCCCGCGACGCCGTCGAGCCGAGCAACGCATACCCACTGCCGGAGATGTCCGCCTGGGAGAGCACCGTCGCCGACTTCGCTGCCACCGGAGTCACCGCCGGGAAACACCCGCTCGCCTACTTCCGCACCGCGCTCACCGCCCAGGGCGTGCTCTCCGCCGCCGAGCTCGTGGCGGTGCCCCACGGCGCGCGGATCCGGACCGCCGGCTCGGTCATCGTCCGCCAGCGCCCCGGCACTGCCAAGGGCATTCTCTTCATGACCCTCGAGGACGAGACGGGCATGTCGCAGGCGATCGTCCATCGCGCCCTGCTGCGCGAGCATCGCAAGACGATCGTCGGATCCAACGGCCTGGTCGTCGAAGGGCTCCTCGAGCAACGAGACGGCTCGATCTCGATCAAGGCGGAGCGCTTCTGGCCGCTCGCCGAGCTCGTCGCCGTGCCGAGCCACGACTTCCGCTGAAGCTCGAGGCAGCTCAGAAGAGCTCGAGCCGCAACGGCACCACCTCACCGATCCGCTCGAAGTCGCGATCGCGAGTGAGCAGGGTCGCGTCACCCTCCATCGCCGCGAGGGCGATGAGCAGGTCGATGAGCGCCGCCTGCGTCCCGCGTCGCGCCAGCGCGAACCGCGCCTCGGCCGCCCGACGCCAGACGTCGAGGGGAAGCGCGAGCCAGTCGAGCGCCCCGAGCAACCGCTCGAGCCGCTTCCCCTCCGCGTAGGTCGGCGCCCCGGAAAGCACCTCGGCGAGCACCGGGCCGCAGATTCCGACGTCGCCCCCTGCGAGCCGCGAGTCGAGCCGCTCGACCGCCACCGGATCGCCCCGGAAGAAGGCGATCCACGCCGAGGTATCGACGAGAATGAGGCTCACTCCGGTGACCGCTCGCGCGACTCGGCGACGTCAACCGCCAGATCGAGCCGTCCGGCCAGCCGGCGCAGCTCTTCACGCCGCGACCGCCGGATCAGCTCCTCGAGCCCGGCGATCACCGCCTCCCGCTTCGTCGACAGATGCGCGGCACGCCGCGCCTCCTCCAGCAGGTCGTCCGGGAGATCGAGGGTGGTTCTCATGCCGCGAGCATAAGAAATGCCCTCCACGCGCACAAGTGCCTCAATCGCCCCCGAACCAGACCGGTTCGATGACGCGGCCCAGGGCGAAGGCCCATCCATCCTGCCGCGGCCCTAGAGCCAGCCGCGCGCCTTCTCCATCGCCGCGACGAAGGCCGGGCGGTCGGCGGCGCCGACCCACTCGACCCACTCGCGCAGCGCTCGTTCGAGGCCCTGGTAGACCTCGGGAGTGAACGGATTGAGGCGCTGGATCGCAAAGTAGAGATCCGGATCCTCGTGCAGCACGCTCGCCGTGGTGGCGAGCTGGGCGTGGAAGGTGGTCGAGCCGACGGCGTCGAGCTCGGCGCGCGAGAGCCCGCTCTCGGCGAGCGCGCGGGCGAAGAGGAGGTTGACGAAGTGCGAGAGACCGAGAACGCGCGAGGCGATGCGATCGTGATCCTCGAGCGAGAGGTAGACGAGCCGCGCCGCCGTCTCGCGGAAGAGGCCGGCGGCACGGTCGGTCGCCGCCGGGTCGCCACAGTCGCAGAGACAGATCACCTTGTCGGAGAGGACGCGGGCGCTCGGCCCGAACATCGGGTGAACGCTGGTCACCGCGAGCCCAGCCTCGCGTGCGCGATCCAGCGCCGGCCGGAGATGACCCTTGAGGCTTGCCACGTCGAAGAGAGTGCCCCGCCAGCCGGAGACGGCAACGGCTTCGATCGCTGCCGCCGTGCCGTCCAGGGGAACCGCGACGACGGCGAGGGTGCTCCCCTCCAGGCCCTCCTCGAGGCTCCTTGCCGATGGCAGCTCGCTGCTCCCTCCGGAACGCACGTCGAAGCTGCGCACCGCGTGTCCCTGATTGGCGAAGAAGCGCGCCAGCCAGCCGCCCATCCGTCCGCCACCGCCCACCAGCAGGACCGACTCGGCGTTGCCCGAGTAGCCGCTGAAGTGGGCCTCCTCCTGCACGCGACACGCTTCGAGGATCAGCTGCTGCATCAAGCCTTGAGCCAGCTCCGGGCCGAGGCCCAGCTCGCGCGCCTGCTCGCCGGCGCGGGCCAGCACCCGTTTCTCGACTTCGAAGTCGCGCAGCGGAATCGCTGCCGCACGCTTCGCCTCGCCGACCTCGCGCGCCAGCTCCATCCGCTCCGCCACCAGCGCCAGCAGCGCAGCGTCCAGTCTGCGGATGCGGTGCCTCAGCGCCTCGAGCCGCGGATCGGAAGCTTCGCTGTCGGGGATCGCCATCGCCTTCACCTCTCGCGGCTCGCGAGCCTAGCACCGGGCGGAGCGCTAGACTTGCTCGGCTGGCGGTCGAAAGGAAGCGAGGTCTGTCGATGAAGAAGGCGACGATCGCGGTGCTCGGCGCGGGCACCATGGGGCAGGTGATCCTGAAAGGACTCCTGAGTGCGGGGCATCCGAAGTCCTCGCTGCGAGCGACCGTACGCACCCGCGAGACGGCAGCGGCTCTCGAGCGCGATCTCGGCATCATCGTCACCACCGACAACGTCGCCGCCGCCCGCGGCGCCGATGTCGTCATCCTCTCGCTCAAGCCCAAGACGCTGGCGCCGGTCGCACGCGCTCTCGCCGAGGCCGGGGCCGTCGGCAAGCGGTCGCTGGTGGTCTCCATCGCCGCCGGCGTCGGCCTCGCCAGCCTCGAGGCCGCGCTCGGCGACACCGCCGCGGTCATCCGGGCGATGCCGAACACGCCCTGCTCGGTGGGCTGCGGCACGACGGTGCTCTCCCCCGGGAAGAAGGTCACTCGCGCTCAGATCCGCATCGCCACGGCGCTCTTCGAGCCGCTCGGTCGCGTCCTCGAGCTCCCCGAACAGCACATGGACACGGTCACCGGCCTCTCGGCCAGCGGACCCGCCTTCGTCTACGTCATCCTGGAGGCGCTGGCAGATGGCGGCGTGGCGCGCGGCCTGCCGCGCAAGGTCGCCATCGAGATGGCGGCTCAGATGGTCTACGGGGCGGCGGCGATGGTGCTGCGCAGCGGCCGCCACCCCGCCGCGCTGAAGGACGACGTGACGACACCGGCCGGCTGCACGATCGCCGGCATTCTGGCGCTCGAGGACGGCCGTATCCGTAGCGTGCTCTCACGCGCTGTCGAAATCGCCAGCGTCCGCGCCGGCGAGCTCGGCCGTACCGGCTGATCCGCGGCGGGTCCGAAGGGGCCCGCCTTCGCGGACGCCTTCTCTCGGAGCGGGGGGGGGGGGGGGGGGGGGGGGGGGGGGGGGGGGGGGGGGGGGGGGGGGGGGGGGGGGGGGGGGGGGGGGGGGGGGGGGGGGGGGGCCGGGGGGGGGGGGGCGGGGGGGGGGGGGGGGGGGGGGGGGGGGGCGGGGCCCGCCGCGGCCAGCGCCGGGGGCCGGGCCCGGCCCCGCGCCCCCCGGGGGGGGGGGGGGGGGGGGGGGGGGGGCCGGCGCACCAAACAGAACGGGGAGGTCCGAAGGACCTCCCCGTCGATCGTCCAGGCCACCGCGAGGCGACCGTGCGTGGCCTCAGAGGCTCGGACGATAGGTCGAGACCATCTGCTGCATGCGAGCCTTCTGGCCGGCCGAGAAGGTATTCATGCAGGAGTCGTCGGTGTAGTCCATGAAGTTCTTGATCGGGTCGGCCCCGGTCGACGTGCAGGTGTCGCGACCGGTCGGGCAGCCGTACGCTGCGCTCGCCTCGGCCGGCGTGTCGCTGACGCTGTCGCCCGGCGAGGCGCAACCACCCTGGAAGGTGTGGTAGAGGCCGAGATAGTGCCCGATCTCGTGGGTGGCCGTGTCACCGAGGTTGTAGGGAGAGGCGGTGCCGCCCGGCAGCGACTCGGCCATCAGCACGACGCCATGCCAGTAGCTCGACTCGGCGTACGAGTTCGGGAAGACCGCGTATCCGAGGATTCCGCCCGACGGCGCACACGAGTAGATGTTGAGGTTGTGCGCCGGATCGATGGCGAGAGCCTGCTTCATCTTCGACTCGCTCGAGCCATAGCACTTGGTGTACCAGGTGCTGTTCGTCGTCCGGTCGGTGCCGGCGAGATAGAACTGGAATCCGGTCCCGGCATACGCCGCGTTGAGAACGCTGATCTGGCTGGTGATCATGCTGTCCGGGATGTTCCCCTGGCTGCGCGCCGTTCCCGAGCGGACGACGTGCCAGCGGATCGGGATGTTCCACGAGACGGCCTCGGAGGCGTCGTTGCCGTACAGCCGCGTGAACTGAGCCAGTGCGGCGTTCACCTCGGCCACTTCCCGCTCGCTCGGGTTCACGACGGCGCAGCGCTGACCGCGCTCGACCTGCCCCTCGGTTCCGAGGAAGTGGATGTCCTGCGCACCCGCCATGGTGGCGAGCAGCAGTGCGACGGCGCTCACTCCGATCGACTTCTTCACGTGGACGACCTCCCTGGAATCGAGCAGGTGGGGCGTGGCGCGAGCTCCCCGGATGGGTGTTCCGCTGTCGGCCCCGGATCTTGGCGCGGATCACTTGAGCAACCGGCGTGCCACGTCGTTCTCGGCAGGCTCGCCCCGGGGCGACCCACGGGAGAGGCGCTCAGCGGCGGAAAACGGGCGATCTTCCGGGCTTCGTGGGTCATTCGTCGAGCAGGCCCGGGTCGCCTCGCGACCCTCCGGCTCAGATACTGACCCGAGAGGTGCGGATCGGAGCTCCGGGGAATGCCGCGACGAGCTCCTCTTGCGACAGCTCGCGACTGCCGCCCGGAGGGAGGTCGCCGAGGGTGATCCCGCCAAATGCCACCCGTTTCAGCCGCGCGACCTCATGCCCGAGCGACGCGAAGAGCCGGCGAACTTCGCGATTGCGCCCCTCCCGTAGCACGACAACCAGATGACTCTCGCGCCGGGAGCGCTTGCGAACCACGACGCTTGCCGCCGCGAGCCGCTCCCCGTCGCTGTCGACTCCGTCCTGCGCCCGCCTCGCCGCGGCATCCGAGACCTCACCGCGAACGGTGACGAGGTAGGTGCGATCGACTTCATGGGCCGGATCGCAGAGCCAGTCGGACAGTCGGGTGTCGTTGGTCAGGAGCAACAGGCCTGACGTTGCCCAGTCGAGCCGGCCGACCGGGGCCAGGTACCCCCGCGAGAGGTCCACCAGGTCGAGAACCGACCGGCGTCCCTGCGGATCGCGAGCCGTCGTCACCACCCCTCGTGGTTTGTGAAGCAGCACGGTCCGCCAAGCCGGGCGCTCGAGCCGCTTCCCGTCGAGAGAAAGACTCAGCCGCTCCGGCACCACTGGCGACGCGGGATCGAGGAGGATCGAGCCGCCCACGCTCAGTCGTCCGGCAAGAATCCACTCGCGCGCTTCACGACGCGACGCCAGTCCGAGCTTCGACAGGGCGCGCTCGAGCGAGACCTGGCCGGGGCGGTGCGTACGGGACGCCATGCCGATGATTCTAGGCATCGAACCTCCCGACTGTGGGAAAATCCGGCGACCCGGACCCGGGCCTTCGCTCCGATGCCGGGCCCCCTTCCCATCCGAGGAGACTTCTCCGATGAATACGCAGGACTACATCGCTCTCGAAGAGCGCTTCGGCGCCCACAACTACCACCCGCTCGACGTCGTGATCAACCGCGCCGAGGGGGTCTGGGTGTGGGACGTCGAAGGTCGCAAGTACCTCGATTTCCTCGCCGCCTACTCCGCCGTCAATCAGGGGCACTGTCACCCGCGAATCCTCAAGGCACTCGTCGAGCAGAGCTGCCGCGTCGCCCTGACCTCGCGCGCCTTCCGCAACGATCAGCTCGGACTCTTCTACCAGGAGATCTGCGAGCTCGCCGGCTACCAGAAGTTCCTGCCGATGAACACCGGCGCCGAGGCCGTCGAGACGGCGATCAAGGCCGCGCGCAAGTGGGCCTACAAGGTCAAGGGCGTCTCCGCGGACAAAGCGGAGATCCTCGTCTTCCACAACAACTTCCACGGCCGGACCACGACGATCGTCGGGTTCTCCTCCGAAGACCAGTACCGCGACGGCTTCGGCCCCTTCCCCACCGGCTTCCGTCTCCTCCCCTACGGCGACGCCGAGGCGGTGGCGGCCGCGATGAACCCGAATGTCGCGGCCGTGCTCGTCGAGCCGATCCAGGGCGAGGGCGGCATCATCGTGCCCCCGGCCGGCTACCTTCAGCGGCTGCGCGAGCTGACCCGCGAGCATCATGCCCTGCTGATCGCCGACGAGATTCAGGCCGGCCTCGGCCGCACCGGCAAGCTCTTCGCCTTCGAGCACGAAGGGATCCGTCCGGACATCGTCATCGTCGGCAAGGCGCTCTCCGGCGGCCTCTACCCGGTCTCCGGCATCCTCGCCGACGACGCGGTGATGGGGGTCTTCCATCCGGGCGATCACGGCTCGACCTACGGCGGCAACCCGGTGGCGGCCGCGGTGGCGCGCGTCGCCTTGCGCGTGCTCGTCGAGGAGAACCTCGTCGACAACTCGGCGCGGCTGGGCGAGTACTTCATCGGCAAGCTGCGGGCGATCGGGTCGCCGCACGTCAAGGAGATCCGCGGCAAGGGGCTGTGGATCGGCATCGAGCTGCATCCGGAGGCCGGTGGCGCACGGCGCTTCAGCGAGCTTCTCCAGGCCGAGGGCCTGCTCTGCAAGGAGACCCATACCCACACGATCCGCATCGCACCGCCGCTCGTCATCCGGCGTGAGGAGATCGACTGGGCCCTCGAGCGGCTGGCAAAGGTACTGACGGCACCGGTCACCGCCAGCTGAGCGGTCGGGCGACCCCGGCCATCGCGATGACCGGGGTCGCCGCTCGCTCCGCTCGACGGCGCCATCCCCCGGCGTTCTCGAGCGACCTCTCCTCTTCTACCAGGAGACCTCGAACTCCCTCGGCCGTCCGTCCCGGTCGAGGTAGCGGAGATACCCTTCGCGTCGGCCGAAGAGGTAGAGGTCGCGGAGGATCTCGACGTCGTGTCGGCAGTACTCCTCGACGAGATCCATCCGCCCTTGCTTGACCCATTCGAGGCTCTGCAAGCCGTCGGCCGACTTGGCGGCGCCGAGCGTTTCGCGGGCGAGATGGTCGAGCCCAAGACGGTGGCCGAGACGCTGAACCACCTCGTCCAACAGGTCCAGCGTCGGCAAGGTGCGGGCGTAGTCCTCTCCCGTGTAGCCGGAGAGAACCTGGTAGTCGAACCGCCGGATGTTGAAGCCGACCACCTGGGTGGCCGCGCGCAGGGTCGCCACCAGGGCTCCGACCTGCCCCTCGCGAAAGACCTCGAATCGACCCTCTTCGAGGTGGCACACGACGGCGACGGCAAGGCCCATCCGGTGCGCTTTGCCCCAGCCACCGACCTCCGCCGCCGAGCGCAGCGTCTCGACATCGAAGAGCACGGTGCGGCGCTCTGCGAGGTCTCCGCGATCGGCCTCGCTTGCCGAATCCGCTCGAGTCGCCACTTCCGTCACACGGGGTGGGTCGACCGCCGAAGTCCCCCGGGGCTCCGCCGGATCCGATCGTGCCGCCCTCGAGATCCCCTGCCCGGCCAAGCCGAGGTCGAAACGCACCTCGAGCGGCGCGGCTCTCTCTTCCCCCAGCCAGAAGTCGAGCGCCACCGAAGCACCTTGCTTGTCGAGCGGACGATTTCCGTTGCCGCACTTCGGCGACTGGACGCAGGCCGGGCAGCCTTCGTCGCACGGACAGCGCCCGAGCAGCTCGCGGACGCGGCCGAGGAGCTCGGGAAGGTCGGCGAAGCCGCGTTCGGCGAGCCCGACCCCTCCGGGATGCCCCTCGTAGACGAACACCGCGGCGCCGCCGATCTGCGGGTGAAACGGCGTCGAGATCCCCCCGAGATCGTTGCGATCACAGAGTGCCAGCAACGGGAGCAGCGAGATCGTCGCGTGCTCGGCGGCATGTAGCGCTCCGACGACGTGGCGCCCGGCTTCGCGCAGGCGGACTTCGAGCTCCGGCGGCGCGACCCAGAACAGGCCGTGCGGCTCGAACTCCACCGGCGGGAGCTCGAGCGGACACTGCTCGACGACCTCTTGCGTGAAGATCCGTTTCCGCTCGTAGCCGACGACTCTCTCGCGCACGCGCAGGCGGGCGAGCCATGCCTGCAGACCGCCCTGGTGCCGCGTGTCGAGCAGCTCGAGAATCTCCGTTTCCTTCTCCGAAAGCGCCGCGGTGTAGTGCTCGACCTCCACGCGCCGGACGACGACCGTCCGTTCGCCGATGCGCAGCTCGCTGACGGTCCACTGCCGTCCGCCGTGCAGATAGATCGCCCCGGGATGGCACTCGTGGAAGACTCGGACGCCGTCGATCGAACCGATGCGGCGACCGTCCGAGCCATCCACGATGGCGTAGCTTGCGCCGCTCCCGCGGAGATTGACCGCACGGTGCGGGGCTTTCCGGACCGCGACCAGCCCACCGCCCGCGGCGGCACGGAGGCGCTGCTCTCCCGCCAGACGGGTCAGCAGGGCCTGATGACGGAACAGATACGGCTGTTCGCGCTCCGGCTCGAGCGGCATCTCGCCGGCAGCACAGAGCAGATGCGCACGGGCGACCGCCGAGTTGCCGGGATCGAGCACGATGCGCTCGCACGGCCGCTCGAGCAGGGCCTCCGGGTGGTCGAGCAGGTACTGGTCGAGCGCATCCGGCAGCGCGACGAGCGCGGTCAGCGACTCCCGGCTCGCCCTTCCCACCCGACCCGAGCGCTGCCAGGTCGCCATGACACTGCCGGGATAGCCGACGAGTATGCACGCATCGAGCCCGCCGATGTCGATCCCGAGCTCGAGCGCCGAGGTCGCGATGACCCCCTGAAGCTCGCCGGAGAGCAGGGCCCCTTCGATCCGTCGCCGCTCCTCGGGAAGAAACCCCGCCCGGTAGCTCGAGACGCGACCCGCCAGATCTCGATCCTGTTGGCGAAGCCAGGTGTGCAGGAGCTCCGTGGCCCGTCGCGCCTTGGTGAAGACGATGACCCGCTGCTCCCGTCGAAGGAGCTCGACGAGGAGGGCGAGCGCCGCCGAGTACGGACTGCCGCTCGGTCGCATCAGCAGGATGTGGCGACCCGACCGCGGAGCGCCGGAGTGCTCGACCACCGCGAACGGCT
This genomic window from Holophagales bacterium contains:
- a CDS encoding zinc metalloprotease produces the protein MAGAQDIHFLGTEGQVERGQRCAVVNPSEREVAEVNAALAQFTRLYGNDASEAVSWNIPIRWHVVRSGTARSQGNIPDSMITSQISVLNAAYAGTGFQFYLAGTDRTTNSTWYTKCYGSSESKMKQALAIDPAHNLNIYSCAPSGGILGYAVFPNSYAESSYWHGVVLMAESLPGGTASPYNLGDTATHEIGHYLGLYHTFQGGCASPGDSVSDTPAEASAAYGCPTGRDTCTSTGADPIKNFMDYTDDSCMNTFSAGQKARMQQMVSTYRPSL
- a CDS encoding rRNA pseudouridine synthase; amino-acid sequence: MASRTHRPGQVSLERALSKLGLASRREAREWILAGRLSVGGSILLDPASPVVPERLSLSLDGKRLERPAWRTVLLHKPRGVVTTARDPQGRRSVLDLVDLSRGYLAPVGRLDWATSGLLLLTNDTRLSDWLCDPAHEVDRTYLVTVRGEVSDAAARRAQDGVDSDGERLAAASVVVRKRSRRESHLVVVLREGRNREVRRLFASLGHEVARLKRVAFGGITLGDLPPGGSRELSQEELVAAFPGAPIRTSRVSI
- the rocD gene encoding ornithine--oxo-acid transaminase, with product MNTQDYIALEERFGAHNYHPLDVVINRAEGVWVWDVEGRKYLDFLAAYSAVNQGHCHPRILKALVEQSCRVALTSRAFRNDQLGLFYQEICELAGYQKFLPMNTGAEAVETAIKAARKWAYKVKGVSADKAEILVFHNNFHGRTTTIVGFSSEDQYRDGFGPFPTGFRLLPYGDAEAVAAAMNPNVAAVLVEPIQGEGGIIVPPAGYLQRLRELTREHHALLIADEIQAGLGRTGKLFAFEHEGIRPDIVIVGKALSGGLYPVSGILADDAVMGVFHPGDHGSTYGGNPVAAAVARVALRVLVEENLVDNSARLGEYFIGKLRAIGSPHVKEIRGKGLWIGIELHPEAGGARRFSELLQAEGLLCKETHTHTIRIAPPLVIRREEIDWALERLAKVLTAPVTAS
- a CDS encoding DEAD/DEAH box helicase, coding for MLGLPVPELGPLVEELRRHPRLGPQVAHAAFLPGHEAETAELSLRLPEAIAGALSGLGISPLWSHQVAALEQVAAGRHVLIATPTASGKSLVFQLPLLLEGAAGGSGRALFLFPLKALGQDQRSKLETLAGAAGLSAEVSCAVYDGDTPAGERAKLRRQPPRALITNPDMLHAGILASWSKWEGFLRELKWIVVDELHVYRGLFGAHVHHVLRRLLRLSRALGGDPIVIAASATASDPGRFAESLVGEPFAVVEHSGAPRSGRHILLMRPSGSPYSAALALLVELLRREQRVIVFTKARRATELLHTWLRQQDRDLAGRVSSYRAGFLPEERRRIEGALLSGELQGVIATSALELGIDIGGLDACILVGYPGSVMATWQRSGRVGRASRESLTALVALPDALDQYLLDHPEALLERPCERIVLDPGNSAVARAHLLCAAGEMPLEPEREQPYLFRHQALLTRLAGEQRLRAAAGGGLVAVRKAPHRAVNLRGSGASYAIVDGSDGRRIGSIDGVRVFHECHPGAIYLHGGRQWTVSELRIGERTVVVRRVEVEHYTAALSEKETEILELLDTRHQGGLQAWLARLRVRERVVGYERKRIFTQEVVEQCPLELPPVEFEPHGLFWVAPPELEVRLREAGRHVVGALHAAEHATISLLPLLALCDRNDLGGISTPFHPQIGGAAVFVYEGHPGGVGLAERGFADLPELLGRVRELLGRCPCDEGCPACVQSPKCGNGNRPLDKQGASVALDFWLGEERAAPLEVRFDLGLAGQGISRAARSDPAEPRGTSAVDPPRVTEVATRADSASEADRGDLAERRTVLFDVETLRSAAEVGGWGKAHRMGLAVAVVCHLEEGRFEVFREGQVGALVATLRAATQVVGFNIRRFDYQVLSGYTGEDYARTLPTLDLLDEVVQRLGHRLGLDHLARETLGAAKSADGLQSLEWVKQGRMDLVEEYCRHDVEILRDLYLFGRREGYLRYLDRDGRPREFEVSW